A stretch of the Tannerella serpentiformis genome encodes the following:
- a CDS encoding GLPGLI family protein: MRTFLIRRIPIFFFAWIFAIVAMHAQETIDTAQFRAVYKFSYKTAPEQPEFDGVDWIYLDMGNKVTKFYSRYGEIRDSIKNDAFKNGLSAWEVLELIKGYPRPSNTPAYYQFYDEKKTRTTIEYMDGYIGEEQMAMPDWTLHEDTATISGYLCKRATTHYRGRDWEVYYTSEIPLNRGPWKLWGLPGLITRATDADHHFLFEMEDFKRLINPVPIIYIHREIGAKGGYTGAEYKKISRKTYLEYERLYHEDAIAFGDFETGSPSTFFDESGNPTSAPVMKREYIPIEK, translated from the coding sequence ATAAGGACATTCCTAATAAGACGAATACCGATATTCTTTTTTGCATGGATTTTCGCTATAGTGGCGATGCATGCGCAGGAAACAATCGACACGGCACAGTTCCGGGCGGTCTATAAGTTCTCTTATAAGACCGCTCCGGAACAGCCGGAGTTTGATGGCGTGGATTGGATTTATCTGGATATGGGCAATAAGGTGACGAAATTTTATAGCCGTTATGGTGAGATACGTGATTCAATCAAAAATGATGCGTTTAAGAATGGTCTGTCTGCCTGGGAAGTCCTCGAATTGATCAAAGGCTATCCGCGGCCAAGTAATACCCCCGCTTACTATCAATTTTATGACGAAAAAAAGACCCGTACGACTATCGAATATATGGATGGGTATATCGGTGAGGAACAAATGGCTATGCCTGACTGGACATTGCATGAAGACACCGCAACCATATCAGGATATTTGTGCAAACGGGCTACGACGCATTATCGAGGTCGTGATTGGGAAGTGTATTACACCTCCGAAATACCGCTTAATCGTGGTCCGTGGAAACTTTGGGGCCTTCCGGGATTGATTACTCGCGCTACGGATGCGGATCACCACTTCCTATTTGAAATGGAGGATTTTAAGCGTCTAATAAATCCAGTTCCGATCATTTATATTCATCGCGAGATTGGTGCAAAAGGAGGTTATACAGGTGCTGAATACAAGAAAATATCGAGGAAGACCTATTTGGAATATGAGCGATTGTATCACGAGGATGCCATTGCTTTTGGAGATTTTGAGACGGGGTCGCCTTCGACCTTTTTTGATGAGAGCGGAAACCCCACATCTGCTCCTGTGATGAAAAGAGAGTATATCCCAATAGAGAAATAG
- a CDS encoding GLPGLI family protein, producing the protein MKRVLIFLFAWTLVVFALQAQTEIDKAMFRAMYKFSYKTSPEQPTFGWVDWMYIDIGNKATMFYNRYAELKDSMTNECLKQNMPPEAIHERTKNYPVRGDAPVYCQLYSEKTTRVATRYTKGYYYEEPMVMPQWILDNKSLTLYGYTCLRATTHYLSRTWEVYYTTEIPLSYGPWKLWGLPGLIVRATDADHYFLFELDHFKRLSKPEPIIYIHREFGNKGGYTGSEYKKVSKKTFVEYERLFHKDAMAFLDFEMGDTGPTSGDPAPVAEIPYIPLEK; encoded by the coding sequence ATGAAACGAGTACTGATATTTCTTTTCGCGTGGACATTAGTAGTCTTCGCCCTGCAAGCGCAGACAGAAATCGATAAGGCGATGTTCCGGGCTATGTATAAGTTCTCTTATAAAACAAGCCCGGAACAGCCCACATTTGGTTGGGTGGATTGGATGTATATCGATATAGGGAATAAGGCAACGATGTTTTATAATCGTTATGCCGAACTCAAAGATTCTATGACGAACGAGTGCCTAAAGCAGAATATGCCCCCAGAGGCGATCCATGAGCGGACAAAAAACTATCCCGTAAGGGGAGATGCGCCGGTTTATTGTCAATTGTACAGTGAGAAGACAACGCGGGTTGCTACACGGTATACCAAAGGTTATTACTATGAAGAACCGATGGTCATGCCGCAGTGGATACTTGACAATAAGTCGCTAACCTTATACGGTTACACTTGCCTTCGGGCTACAACCCATTATTTAAGTCGAACATGGGAAGTCTATTATACCACAGAGATACCCTTGAGTTATGGACCATGGAAATTATGGGGATTGCCCGGATTGATAGTTCGTGCTACAGATGCAGACCATTATTTTCTCTTTGAATTAGATCATTTCAAACGTCTATCTAAGCCTGAACCCATTATTTATATCCATCGGGAATTTGGCAATAAGGGTGGATACACAGGAAGTGAGTATAAGAAGGTATCCAAGAAGACTTTTGTGGAATATGAGAGATTGTTCCATAAGGATGCTATGGCGTTTCTCGATTTTGAGATGGGAGATACAGGACCTACATCGGGTGATCCCGCTCCAGTTGCAGAAATTCCATATATCCCACTCGAGAAATAG
- a CDS encoding DUF6261 family protein has product MEQLTLPSEAFIIIYVPIKKGEKRMDELVEIQKMRLTRLDNALHVLYHSDAYDIVHAVDITKLGLTLALLNEWNGNLLTEKDLNLEAQANHNTKLLNEKNEERNKLITFIFNVVRTYQRSPDADEAKAATQLDIITRRYRGIQYGSKSHETVHIDGLLIDLKKAEMTPLLATLRLTSAVSLLETANAEFNKFRKARTASRAKKDLPKIVEVRPKTDAVYERVIFMLQAAYLSGSATVDKELIRTVAKQLNQRMDEINDTFSQILARRKSDKSKDPKTPKEPKKPRKPKDKDDPDIRLPETEEPKKPGDSGKDKKPEGGGTPKPGGGGKKSEGGGSGTEGGGKNSKEGGSGSEGGGGASGGGPEIHLPEN; this is encoded by the coding sequence GTGGAACAGCTTACGCTGCCGTCGGAAGCATTCATCATTATATATGTACCTATAAAGAAAGGAGAAAAACGAATGGACGAATTAGTCGAGATTCAAAAAATGCGCCTTACGAGGCTTGACAACGCGCTGCACGTACTGTATCATTCGGATGCGTACGACATAGTTCATGCTGTAGACATTACGAAACTCGGATTGACCCTCGCGCTACTCAATGAGTGGAATGGCAATCTGCTGACGGAGAAAGATCTCAATTTGGAAGCACAAGCCAATCACAACACGAAGCTCCTGAATGAGAAAAATGAGGAACGAAACAAATTGATCACCTTTATTTTCAATGTGGTTCGTACCTACCAGCGTTCACCGGATGCCGACGAGGCGAAAGCCGCTACACAGTTGGATATCATCACTCGCCGCTATCGGGGCATACAGTATGGCAGCAAATCGCATGAGACAGTGCATATTGATGGCCTGCTGATCGATCTGAAGAAGGCTGAGATGACTCCGCTACTCGCTACCTTGCGACTGACGTCGGCCGTGTCACTTTTGGAGACTGCCAACGCCGAGTTTAACAAGTTCCGTAAGGCCCGCACCGCATCTCGCGCTAAAAAAGACCTCCCGAAGATCGTCGAGGTACGTCCGAAGACGGATGCGGTATATGAGCGCGTCATTTTTATGCTTCAAGCCGCCTATTTGTCAGGTTCGGCAACGGTAGATAAGGAATTGATCCGTACAGTAGCTAAGCAGCTCAATCAGCGGATGGACGAAATCAACGATACGTTTAGCCAGATCCTCGCGCGCCGCAAATCGGACAAGAGTAAGGATCCCAAGACACCCAAGGAGCCTAAAAAACCGCGTAAGCCGAAGGATAAGGATGATCCGGATATCCGTCTGCCAGAGACCGAGGAGCCCAAGAAACCCGGCGATAGTGGAAAAGACAAAAAGCCAGAGGGTGGCGGTACGCCGAAGCCCGGAGGCGGTGGCAAGAAGTCCGAGGGCGGCGGCTCGGGTACCGAAGGCGGCGGAAAGAACTCTAAAGAAGGCGGCTCAGGTTCCGAAGGTGGAGGTGGTGCCAGTGGCGGCGGCCCCGAGATCCATCTTCCGGAAAATTGA
- a CDS encoding RagB/SusD family nutrient uptake outer membrane protein has translation MNRLKYITLFLVAVLISSCGNDWLDVEPSTSIQTESGVKSLKEVEFSLNGIYSTMQSADAYSGRLVYYADVTGDDMQAVSSTKRTANYYRFNFTKDNGPSSHWAYLYNIIQNCNVVLASLDRITAKDAEKAYRNDLRGQALAIRGMALFDLTRIFGYPYTKDGGASMGVPIIETVSGTEDKPSRSSVAECYTHIIADLKSASELLGEKFNKGKFNKWAALTLLSRVYLYKGENAEALKAAKSAIEGAEKNGYALWSNKAYPTAWGADASSADQGEVLFEIVNLTTDSPGKESMGYLNSKDGYDDMCITASFYRLLKENPRDVRLKLLSFDGKQYAYVNKYQPQPGENIADANIPLLRLSEAYLNAAEAAVKTGDNATAVTYLDAIVHRADPDSTVKGKTLTLANVLNERRKELVAEGHRMYDVMRNGLSIKREDVEESAISRTRHDTPYMEYDRTFYMIVLPIPKGEIDANPNIKQNPGY, from the coding sequence ATGAATCGCTTGAAATATATCACCCTCTTTTTGGTTGCCGTCCTGATCTCCTCGTGCGGCAACGATTGGCTCGACGTGGAGCCCTCGACATCCATACAGACCGAAAGCGGCGTCAAGTCGCTGAAGGAAGTGGAGTTTTCCCTCAATGGCATTTACAGCACGATGCAAAGTGCCGATGCTTATTCCGGCCGACTCGTTTATTACGCTGACGTGACGGGCGACGACATGCAAGCCGTCAGCTCGACTAAGCGAACGGCCAATTACTATCGCTTCAATTTCACGAAAGACAACGGTCCGTCCAGTCATTGGGCTTACCTCTACAACATCATTCAGAATTGCAACGTAGTGTTGGCCAGCCTCGATCGCATCACCGCAAAAGACGCTGAGAAGGCTTATCGCAACGATTTGCGAGGCCAGGCGCTCGCCATCCGTGGCATGGCGCTCTTTGACCTGACCCGCATCTTCGGCTACCCCTATACGAAAGACGGCGGGGCCTCGATGGGTGTCCCCATCATCGAAACCGTTTCCGGCACGGAGGATAAGCCCTCCCGCAGCTCCGTGGCCGAATGCTACACGCATATCATAGCCGACCTGAAGTCCGCCTCGGAACTCCTCGGGGAGAAGTTCAACAAGGGGAAGTTCAATAAGTGGGCCGCTCTGACGTTGCTGAGCCGCGTGTACCTCTATAAAGGCGAAAATGCGGAGGCCCTGAAAGCCGCCAAGTCCGCTATTGAAGGCGCGGAGAAGAACGGGTATGCCCTCTGGTCCAATAAGGCTTATCCGACGGCTTGGGGAGCAGACGCGTCGTCCGCAGATCAAGGCGAAGTGCTGTTCGAGATTGTCAATCTCACCACCGACTCGCCCGGCAAGGAGAGCATGGGTTACCTGAACTCCAAAGACGGATACGACGACATGTGCATCACCGCCTCGTTCTATCGTTTGCTCAAGGAGAACCCCCGCGATGTACGTCTGAAGCTCCTCAGCTTCGACGGCAAGCAGTACGCGTATGTCAATAAGTATCAGCCGCAACCGGGAGAGAATATTGCCGATGCCAATATACCCCTTTTGCGTCTGTCGGAAGCCTATCTGAATGCAGCTGAGGCCGCAGTCAAGACTGGCGACAACGCCACAGCCGTGACTTACCTCGATGCCATTGTTCATCGAGCAGATCCCGACTCTACGGTGAAGGGAAAAACCTTGACTTTGGCCAATGTACTCAATGAGCGACGCAAAGAATTAGTTGCAGAAGGACATCGCATGTATGATGTAATGCGTAATGGCCTTTCGATCAAACGTGAAGACGTCGAGGAGAGCGCCATCAGTCGCACCCGCCACGACACGCCCTACATGGAGTACGATCGCACGTTCTATATGATCGTCCTGCCCATCCCCAAGGGCGAGATTGATGCCAATCCCAACATCAAGCAAAACCCCGGCTATTGA
- a CDS encoding SusC/RagA family TonB-linked outer membrane protein: MATLTQHQKRTVVGTVIDETGEPVIGANILVKGTATGTTTDLDGHFSIEAEGSQVMLVISYIGYKRLEVSATAGQPVKVRLEPEDNVMDEVVVTGYGTFKKSAYAGSASNVKADKMQDVPAVSFKDLLQGNASGVQFSSSSGQPGAASTLKIRGMGSFNASNAPLYVIDGVPVRSGSINSLSSRAGLDIMSTLNSSDIESITIIKDAAAASLYGSRAANGVVLITTKRGKSGKPAFSFKADFGSSDFAMEYRPIMGGEERRQYIYDGLVAGQMKRGKTESAARAYADKRINNFAPIPWSGYTDWDDVLFRKGSHSSYEASITGGSDKFKYYSSLSYLKQEGIAYNSGLERISGRLNVDYQATDRLKLGVNMLLATVNQEVNSEGTSYVSPFYTSRNAVVPSDPVYNKDGSWNRNMIRIGDRNPAQSAAYDYQREYVTRTFNTLFAEYEFIRDLKFRSTFSYDYVNTKGKDWSDPRTAEGQDKNGIMDKRYSELSKMTWANQLSYRTTLSDNHHLDALIGYEVDDQYSDYLLGIASNFATPQKNEISNGMKTEAVGGSNTRSRMVSYISRLNYDYRNRYYLGGSFRTDGSSRFHRNSRWGSFWSLSGAWRAIEESFMEPTKGWLSDLKLRASYGVNGTLPSDLYGYMGLSDLTNGYLEQPGIIRSRLPNIDLKWETNHNLNLGLDLGLWNRINVTLEYYVRTTKNLLMDRPISMTTGFSSYLMNIGEVKNQGVELEIGSTNVQTKDFTWTTNFNISHNHNEIVKLDGLQTEIIGGYQIHQVGKPYRTFYMIEFAGINPETGAPQFYTNERDANGNYKKDITEDVSKANAAVLDKYADPAVIGGLSNSIRYKWFDLSCMFSYQFGGYAYDVWAQKTEHGGNDMRANIPTYYRNSWRKAGDVTSYELFYENPAVAMNKISTSRRLHSTDFIRLKTLTLGFTLPKNWVKAAHLENVRLYASANNLWTWAAYDYYDPEATEGGSATWGTPPLKTVIFGLNMNF; the protein is encoded by the coding sequence ATGGCGACGCTAACACAACATCAAAAACGTACCGTGGTCGGAACGGTTATCGACGAAACAGGCGAACCGGTTATCGGGGCCAATATCCTCGTGAAGGGAACAGCTACGGGCACAACGACAGACCTCGACGGACATTTTTCGATTGAAGCCGAGGGTTCGCAGGTCATGTTAGTCATCTCTTACATAGGTTACAAGCGTTTGGAGGTGTCGGCTACGGCGGGGCAACCTGTTAAGGTACGTCTGGAGCCGGAAGACAACGTGATGGACGAAGTTGTCGTCACGGGTTATGGCACATTCAAAAAGTCAGCCTATGCTGGATCGGCTTCGAATGTGAAAGCCGATAAAATGCAGGATGTTCCAGCCGTTTCGTTTAAGGATTTGTTGCAAGGAAACGCTTCAGGCGTGCAGTTTTCCTCCTCTTCCGGTCAGCCGGGAGCCGCCTCGACACTCAAGATCCGTGGCATGGGATCGTTCAACGCCAGCAATGCGCCGCTTTATGTCATCGACGGCGTACCCGTACGGTCGGGATCGATTAATAGTCTCAGCTCGCGTGCAGGGCTTGACATCATGTCCACGTTAAATAGCTCCGACATCGAAAGCATTACCATCATTAAGGATGCAGCTGCGGCTTCGCTTTACGGATCGCGTGCGGCCAACGGTGTGGTGCTGATTACCACCAAAAGAGGCAAGTCAGGAAAGCCTGCCTTCTCCTTCAAGGCCGATTTTGGTAGTTCAGACTTTGCGATGGAGTATCGCCCGATCATGGGCGGAGAAGAACGTCGCCAATATATCTACGACGGACTCGTGGCGGGCCAAATGAAACGCGGGAAGACCGAAAGCGCGGCGCGCGCATACGCCGATAAACGCATCAACAACTTCGCGCCCATTCCGTGGAGCGGCTATACGGACTGGGATGACGTATTGTTTCGCAAAGGCAGTCACAGCAGCTACGAAGCCTCGATCACGGGCGGATCGGACAAGTTCAAATACTATTCATCTCTCTCTTACCTCAAGCAAGAGGGTATCGCCTACAACTCAGGTCTGGAACGCATCAGCGGACGCCTTAACGTGGATTATCAGGCCACGGATCGCTTGAAATTGGGCGTAAATATGTTGCTGGCCACCGTAAATCAAGAAGTAAACAGCGAGGGAACGTCTTATGTTTCACCTTTCTACACATCGCGCAATGCCGTTGTGCCTTCAGATCCGGTTTACAACAAAGACGGCAGTTGGAACCGCAATATGATTCGTATCGGCGACCGCAATCCGGCCCAGTCGGCAGCTTACGACTATCAACGCGAATACGTTACGCGTACTTTTAATACGCTCTTTGCCGAATATGAATTCATTCGTGATCTCAAGTTCCGCTCCACCTTCAGTTATGATTACGTGAACACAAAGGGAAAGGACTGGAGTGACCCACGCACGGCCGAGGGACAGGACAAAAATGGTATCATGGATAAGCGCTACAGCGAATTGAGTAAAATGACTTGGGCAAACCAATTGAGCTATCGGACGACCCTATCGGACAATCATCACCTCGATGCGCTGATCGGATACGAGGTTGACGATCAATATAGTGACTATCTGCTCGGAATAGCCAGTAATTTCGCTACGCCACAGAAAAACGAGATCAGTAACGGTATGAAAACCGAAGCCGTAGGCGGAAGTAATACGCGATCGCGGATGGTGTCTTACATCTCTCGCTTAAATTATGATTATCGCAATCGCTACTACTTAGGAGGTAGTTTCCGCACCGACGGAAGCTCTCGCTTCCACCGCAATAGCCGTTGGGGCAGCTTCTGGTCCCTCTCAGGCGCTTGGCGGGCCATCGAGGAATCGTTTATGGAACCTACAAAAGGCTGGTTGTCCGATTTGAAGCTCCGCGCGTCGTATGGCGTGAACGGAACACTTCCTTCGGATCTCTATGGCTATATGGGGCTTAGCGACCTCACGAATGGCTATTTAGAGCAACCTGGAATCATTCGGTCGCGGCTCCCGAATATCGATTTGAAGTGGGAGACGAACCACAACCTCAATCTGGGTCTCGATCTGGGCCTCTGGAATCGTATCAACGTGACGCTGGAATATTATGTCCGTACGACGAAGAATCTACTCATGGATCGCCCGATTTCGATGACTACGGGATTTTCGAGCTACCTGATGAACATTGGCGAGGTGAAAAATCAAGGCGTGGAGTTGGAAATCGGTTCGACAAACGTGCAGACGAAGGACTTTACCTGGACGACGAATTTCAATATCTCGCACAACCACAACGAAATTGTCAAACTCGACGGATTGCAGACTGAGATCATCGGCGGATATCAAATTCACCAAGTCGGAAAGCCTTACCGTACCTTCTATATGATTGAATTTGCTGGCATTAACCCTGAAACGGGTGCGCCACAGTTCTACACGAACGAACGGGATGCTAACGGCAACTATAAGAAGGATATTACCGAAGATGTAAGCAAGGCAAACGCTGCCGTACTCGATAAATACGCGGATCCGGCCGTGATAGGCGGTCTGAGCAACTCGATTCGTTACAAATGGTTCGACCTGAGCTGCATGTTCTCCTATCAGTTTGGCGGATATGCCTACGACGTATGGGCGCAGAAGACGGAACACGGTGGCAACGATATGCGGGCTAACATACCGACCTATTATCGAAACAGTTGGCGGAAGGCAGGCGACGTGACCAGCTACGAACTTTTCTACGAGAACCCCGCGGTAGCCATGAACAAGATTTCGACTTCTCGACGCCTGCACAGCACAGACTTTATCCGTCTAAAAACGCTCACCTTAGGCTTCACACTGCCCAAAAACTGGGTAAAGGCAGCGCATCTTGAGAACGTACGCCTCTATGCTTCCGCAAATAATCTCTGGACCTGGGCGGCATACGATTATTATGATCCCGAAGCCACCGAAGGCGGTTCGGCAACGTGGGGAACGCCTCCGCTCAAAACCGTCATCTTTGGCTTAAACATGAACTTCTAA
- a CDS encoding transglycosylase domain-containing protein: MKEIKKNVGHFAANGAGSHRKSGDPTNRKLHLPSRGRQRFIAAIWITAGSIAALVFIIFFAISQGWIGYVPAVEQLENPIDRYATQLISADGKSLGSFSYSQDNRFYASYQDLSPDLVQALIATEDVRFTDHSGIDVRGLFRAIVKRGLMGQRSGGGGSTITQQLAKQLYSPSVESLTERLLQKPIEWVIAVRLERYYTKEEIINMYLNKFDFLHNAVGIRSAAQSYFGKTPATLTTEEAAMLIGMCKNPSYYNPIRYPERTLERRNTVFRQMVKAGFMTEARCEELSAKPIVLHYTQLDHTDGIAPYFREYLRVTMMAKKPERSDYSKWQQQKYLDDSLAWETNPLYGWCNKNRKANGDPYNLYTDGLKVYTTIDSRMQQYAEEAIAEHLGKHLQPAFFREKRRKPYAPFSEDITEKQRKDILDRAMKQSDRYRALKQAGYSEKKIRENFNEKVEMQVFTWKGIVDTTMSPIDSIIYCKSLLRTAFMAMDVRTGQVKAYVGGINFDKFRYDMVTTGRRQIGSTMKPYLYSLAMIEGFTPCDQLLHVQPVLYDEGGNAWIPRNPGARRIGEMVTVQWGLQVSSNWVTAYLMKQLSPYSLVRLLRSYGMHSHIDPVVSICLGTPDISVSEMVSGYSVFANKGIRVEPLYVTRIEDSFGNTIATFAPQVNEVLPEEAAYKMLYMLRSVVDGGTAGRVRYGYDITAQMGGKTGTTQNNSDGWYMGFTPSLVAGCWVGGEDRSIHFDKMDEGQGAAMALPIYGLFMKKVYADKKLGYSQSETFDVPKEYANPCRGYVPMESDYSNHTGIDDLFN, translated from the coding sequence ATGAAAGAGATAAAGAAAAACGTCGGACACTTCGCTGCCAATGGGGCGGGGTCTCATCGCAAATCCGGCGACCCCACGAACCGCAAGCTGCACCTTCCGTCTCGCGGTCGACAGCGCTTCATTGCCGCCATATGGATCACCGCAGGAAGTATAGCGGCACTCGTGTTCATCATCTTCTTTGCCATCTCGCAAGGATGGATTGGCTATGTGCCGGCTGTGGAGCAGCTCGAAAATCCGATAGATCGCTATGCTACGCAACTCATTTCGGCCGACGGAAAGAGTCTCGGGAGCTTTTCCTACAGTCAGGACAACCGATTTTATGCCAGCTATCAAGATCTGTCCCCCGATTTGGTTCAGGCGCTCATAGCCACGGAGGACGTGCGCTTCACGGATCACAGCGGAATCGATGTCCGTGGACTCTTCAGGGCCATTGTGAAACGCGGATTGATGGGCCAACGTAGCGGTGGTGGCGGTAGTACCATCACGCAGCAGTTGGCCAAACAGCTGTACTCCCCCAGCGTAGAAAGTTTGACCGAGCGACTCCTCCAGAAGCCCATTGAGTGGGTCATTGCCGTCCGTTTGGAGCGCTACTATACCAAAGAGGAAATCATCAATATGTACCTCAATAAGTTTGACTTTCTTCATAACGCAGTCGGAATACGATCCGCTGCGCAGTCCTACTTTGGGAAAACTCCGGCTACGCTGACTACCGAGGAGGCCGCAATGCTGATCGGTATGTGCAAAAATCCTTCCTACTACAACCCGATTCGTTATCCCGAGCGCACCCTGGAACGCCGCAACACCGTCTTCCGCCAAATGGTCAAGGCTGGGTTTATGACCGAGGCCCGCTGCGAAGAATTGAGCGCCAAGCCGATCGTCTTACACTATACACAACTCGATCATACGGACGGCATAGCACCCTATTTCCGCGAATATCTCCGTGTCACGATGATGGCTAAAAAGCCCGAGCGTAGCGATTATTCCAAATGGCAGCAGCAGAAGTATTTGGACGACTCCCTGGCCTGGGAGACGAACCCCCTTTATGGCTGGTGCAACAAAAATCGAAAGGCCAACGGCGACCCCTATAATTTATATACCGACGGACTGAAGGTATACACTACCATCGACTCCCGCATGCAGCAATACGCCGAAGAAGCCATTGCCGAACACCTCGGGAAGCATCTTCAGCCTGCTTTTTTCCGTGAGAAACGTCGGAAACCCTATGCGCCTTTTTCAGAAGATATTACCGAGAAGCAGCGGAAGGATATTCTCGATCGAGCCATGAAGCAGAGCGATCGTTACCGCGCACTCAAACAAGCTGGATACTCCGAGAAGAAGATTCGGGAGAACTTCAACGAAAAAGTAGAGATGCAGGTCTTCACCTGGAAGGGAATTGTCGACACGACGATGTCGCCGATAGACTCCATCATCTATTGCAAAAGTTTATTGCGTACCGCCTTTATGGCCATGGACGTTCGTACGGGGCAAGTCAAGGCCTACGTAGGCGGCATCAACTTCGATAAATTCAGATACGACATGGTGACTACCGGGCGCCGTCAAATCGGATCCACCATGAAGCCCTACCTCTATTCATTGGCCATGATTGAAGGTTTTACGCCTTGCGATCAGCTTTTACATGTCCAACCCGTTCTTTATGACGAAGGCGGAAACGCGTGGATACCTCGAAACCCCGGCGCACGCCGTATAGGAGAGATGGTAACTGTCCAATGGGGGTTACAAGTATCCTCCAACTGGGTCACGGCCTATCTGATGAAACAACTTTCGCCCTACAGTCTGGTTCGATTGCTCCGTTCCTATGGTATGCATAGCCACATCGATCCCGTGGTCTCTATTTGCTTGGGTACGCCGGACATCTCAGTGAGTGAAATGGTCAGTGGTTACAGCGTTTTCGCCAATAAAGGCATTCGTGTAGAGCCGCTTTATGTGACACGCATTGAGGACTCCTTCGGAAATACCATCGCCACGTTCGCTCCGCAGGTTAACGAAGTTTTACCTGAAGAAGCGGCTTACAAGATGCTATACATGTTGCGCAGTGTGGTCGATGGCGGTACAGCAGGGCGTGTGCGATACGGCTATGATATTACCGCGCAAATGGGAGGCAAGACGGGAACCACTCAAAATAACTCCGACGGTTGGTATATGGGCTTCACGCCTTCCTTAGTAGCCGGTTGTTGGGTGGGCGGGGAAGATCGATCGATCCACTTTGACAAAATGGACGAAGGACAGGGTGCCGCAATGGCTTTACCTATCTATGGTCTATTTATGAAGAAGGTCTATGCTGACAAGAAGCTCGGTTACTCGCAATCGGAGACCTTCGATGTCCCCAAAGAGTACGCCAACCCCTGTCGCGGATACGTCCCAATGGAATCCGACTACTCCAACCACACCGGAATCGACGATCTATTCAATTAG
- the fabD gene encoding ACP S-malonyltransferase, producing the protein MNAYVFPGQGAQFVGMGKSLYDENPLAKDLFEQANGILGFRITDLMFAGTDDDLKQTKVTQPAVFLHSVILALTQGDAFRPDMTAGHSLGEFSALVAARALSFEDGLTLVSKRAQAMQKACEKTPSTMAAIIGLADEQAEQICAEITDEVVVCANYNCPGQIVISGTLAGVDAACEKMKAAGAKRALKLKVGGAFHSPLMEPARAELAEAIESTHFNQPVCPVYQNVDARPQTDPDAIRRNLIAQLTSPVRWTQTVRNMASDGATHFTELGPGNVLQGLIKKIEPAVAVDGLQ; encoded by the coding sequence ATGAACGCCTATGTTTTTCCTGGCCAGGGCGCCCAGTTCGTTGGAATGGGCAAGTCGCTGTACGACGAAAATCCCCTCGCGAAAGATCTGTTTGAACAAGCCAACGGCATCCTCGGCTTCCGCATCACCGACCTCATGTTTGCCGGCACGGACGACGACTTGAAGCAGACGAAAGTCACCCAGCCCGCCGTCTTCCTCCACTCCGTCATCTTGGCGCTCACGCAGGGCGACGCCTTCCGTCCGGACATGACGGCCGGCCATTCGCTGGGCGAGTTCTCTGCCCTCGTCGCCGCCCGCGCACTCTCGTTCGAGGACGGCCTCACGCTTGTCTCTAAACGTGCACAGGCCATGCAAAAGGCATGCGAGAAGACGCCTTCCACGATGGCCGCCATCATCGGACTGGCCGACGAGCAGGCCGAGCAGATCTGCGCTGAGATCACGGACGAGGTGGTTGTCTGCGCCAACTATAATTGCCCCGGACAGATCGTCATCTCGGGTACCCTTGCTGGTGTTGACGCCGCCTGCGAGAAGATGAAAGCCGCCGGTGCCAAACGCGCCCTCAAGCTGAAGGTGGGCGGTGCCTTCCACTCCCCGCTGATGGAGCCCGCACGCGCCGAACTGGCCGAGGCGATCGAGTCGACCCACTTTAACCAGCCCGTTTGCCCCGTCTACCAGAACGTGGACGCACGACCGCAGACCGATCCCGACGCGATCCGCCGCAACCTCATCGCGCAGCTCACCTCACCCGTCCGCTGGACGCAAACCGTGCGCAACATGGCCTCCGACGGCGCTACGCACTTCACGGAGCTGGGCCCGGGCAATGTGCTGCAGGGATTGATCAAGAAAATTGAGCCCGCCGTGGCTGTCGACGGTTTGCAGTAA